A stretch of the Geovibrio thiophilus genome encodes the following:
- the dnaG gene encoding DNA primase, translating to MKIPDTVVEEVLSSADIVDIVGEAVQLKKTGNSYKGLCPFHGEKTPSFNVNPEKNLFYCFGCGAGGNAITFVSRFHNLSFTDAVMFLAERYGISVATGKDDSKRSGIIGLHEDILLETKRRLLSAEGKEAREYITSRKFPDAIVEEFGLGYFPLRLDTEPYLKRYGKDVLLASGLFVEGQYGVRMRFFNRLSFPIRSITGKVVGFSGRSMDGSMPKYMNSPETEAFRKREILYNFDKAKDKIKKTETCIITEGYFDVMRMVEKGYGNSVATMGTALTKEHVDQLKRYAQEIVLLFDGDEAGFKAALKTLDIFLESNFFPYAVFLPKGEDPDTFLLQKGAKEFEKLLDAKKDLFLYTVDLLRAKSSDFNRKLIHLGRIKEKLMRIKDPYRKSHYLEAVAKRFEVDPDIMKKDVDLSLAKTNLKKTNSAGLNYICERHYLSSLFQLPEDLGQRLAEGVAESYFHDPVARKIFKKLVEVFNEGGSIEILVNDPEVGEDIAEMRIQQESQEDYYRSAMENRGKIISNAMPAFKKNMTKKISEATSFEEKMELLRLQNSVVRNEVIDKKSEV from the coding sequence ATGAAAATTCCCGATACGGTTGTCGAAGAGGTTCTGAGTTCAGCGGACATTGTCGACATTGTCGGAGAGGCTGTTCAGCTTAAAAAAACCGGAAACAGCTATAAAGGTCTCTGCCCGTTCCACGGGGAGAAGACTCCGTCGTTCAACGTTAATCCGGAGAAAAACCTGTTTTACTGCTTCGGCTGCGGGGCAGGGGGGAACGCCATAACATTTGTTTCCCGTTTTCATAACCTGAGCTTCACGGATGCGGTTATGTTCCTTGCAGAGCGCTATGGTATAAGTGTGGCTACAGGCAAAGACGATTCCAAGCGCAGCGGCATAATCGGTCTGCATGAGGATATTCTGCTGGAAACAAAGCGCAGGCTGCTCTCCGCCGAAGGAAAAGAGGCGAGGGAATACATCACCTCCCGCAAATTTCCCGATGCAATAGTGGAGGAGTTCGGTCTGGGCTACTTTCCGCTCCGTCTGGACACTGAACCTTACCTCAAGAGGTACGGCAAGGATGTTCTCTTGGCGTCGGGTCTTTTTGTTGAGGGGCAGTACGGCGTGCGGATGCGTTTTTTCAACAGATTATCCTTCCCTATAAGGAGTATAACAGGAAAGGTCGTGGGCTTCTCCGGGCGTTCCATGGACGGCTCCATGCCGAAATATATGAACTCTCCTGAGACTGAGGCGTTCAGAAAGAGAGAAATTCTCTACAACTTTGACAAGGCGAAGGACAAGATAAAAAAAACCGAAACCTGCATAATCACAGAAGGCTACTTTGATGTGATGCGAATGGTGGAAAAGGGCTACGGAAACTCAGTGGCGACTATGGGAACTGCGCTCACCAAGGAGCATGTGGATCAGCTTAAACGCTATGCTCAGGAGATTGTGCTCCTGTTTGACGGTGATGAGGCAGGCTTCAAGGCGGCTCTTAAAACGCTGGACATTTTTCTTGAGTCCAATTTTTTCCCCTACGCCGTCTTTCTCCCCAAGGGGGAAGACCCCGACACGTTTCTTTTGCAGAAGGGCGCGAAGGAATTTGAAAAGCTTCTGGACGCAAAGAAGGATCTGTTTTTGTACACCGTGGATCTGCTTAGAGCGAAGTCCAGCGACTTTAACAGAAAGCTCATACATTTAGGCAGAATTAAAGAGAAACTGATGCGGATAAAGGATCCGTACCGGAAATCACATTACCTTGAAGCTGTCGCGAAGCGCTTTGAAGTTGACCCTGACATTATGAAAAAAGATGTTGATCTTTCTCTTGCCAAAACTAACTTAAAGAAGACCAATTCAGCAGGACTGAATTATATATGCGAGAGGCATTACCTCTCAAGCCTGTTCCAGCTTCCCGAAGACTTGGGGCAGAGACTTGCCGAAGGTGTCGCCGAGTCCTATTTTCACGATCCGGTGGCGCGAAAAATTTTTAAGAAACTAGTTGAAGTTTTTAATGAAGGTGGTAGTATCGAGATTCTTGTCAATGATCCCGAAGTGGGTGAGGATATTGCTGAAATGCGTATCCAGCAAGAGTCTCAGGAAGATTATTACCGTTCCGCAATGGAAAACAGGGGTAAGATCATCAGCAACGCAATGCCTGCTTTCAAAAAAAACATGACTAAAAAAATATCCGAAGCGACCTCGTTTGAAGAGAAGATGGAACTGCTCCGTCTTCAGAACAGTGTCGTTCGGAACGAAGTTATTGATAAGAAATCGGAGGTTTAG
- the rpoD gene encoding RNA polymerase sigma factor RpoD — protein sequence MSKKIKTPEVKQIIALGKEKGFLTFDEINDILPEEMSSAEFIDEILMLLAQLKIDVIDSKSKNSSLLSADDEDDEADEDDEVLSALKSGVEDTMSTDDPVRLYLKEMGNIPLLNREEEIQVAREIEDGQSKVIRSVLLFPTTAKKIMEIAEAINDGSMRLKDIVDVDDELDFESGEIDFDDAEHEAEAEHEEAEEDSFSDAEEGAEEKTEEAAPQKTVAEAVEEIERAKSAAAEAAEDREAQMRAQFVCIFEDITQKLKENIDLAARIKDGSINVEDMIDVNRHRQSTVDEITEKLLEIKVNYSKICQIANDIREMYSRVIDSQSDIRKLLKLMKITASKDPLEITDEEITKACEETGKSAGEKELVVKKFSKARDTLLKEYKKLGCDKQELELIYEGLLLGERETENAKSKLIEANLRLVVSIAKKYTNRGLQFLDLIQEGNIGLMKAVEKFEYKRGYKFSTYATWWIRQAITRAIADQARTIRIPVHMIETINKMMKITRQLQQDYGREPTPEEISKKMDIPVEKIKKVMKIAKEPVSLETPIGEDEDSSLGDFIEDKSATNPADEVMYLKLREHTKQILNTLSQREANVLKLRFGIDCESDHTLEEVGKQFSVTRERIRQIEAKALRKLRHPTRSRILKTFVE from the coding sequence ATGTCGAAAAAGATTAAGACCCCGGAAGTTAAACAGATTATCGCACTGGGGAAAGAGAAGGGATTTCTCACTTTTGACGAGATAAACGACATCCTTCCGGAAGAGATGAGTTCGGCAGAGTTCATTGACGAAATACTCATGCTTCTGGCTCAGCTTAAGATCGATGTTATAGATTCCAAATCCAAGAACAGCAGCCTTCTTTCCGCAGATGATGAAGATGATGAAGCCGATGAGGATGATGAGGTTCTGTCTGCGCTGAAATCCGGCGTTGAGGACACTATGAGCACGGATGATCCCGTGCGCCTTTACCTTAAGGAGATGGGCAACATTCCGCTTCTTAACAGGGAAGAGGAGATTCAGGTCGCAAGGGAAATAGAAGACGGACAAAGCAAGGTAATCAGAAGCGTTCTGCTTTTCCCCACCACCGCCAAGAAGATCATGGAGATAGCCGAGGCGATAAATGACGGCTCCATGAGGCTGAAAGACATAGTGGATGTGGACGACGAACTTGACTTTGAATCCGGTGAAATAGACTTTGATGATGCCGAGCACGAAGCTGAAGCAGAGCACGAAGAGGCTGAGGAAGACAGCTTCAGTGACGCTGAAGAGGGCGCCGAGGAAAAAACCGAGGAAGCCGCCCCCCAGAAGACTGTTGCCGAAGCCGTTGAAGAGATAGAGAGAGCCAAAAGCGCGGCAGCGGAAGCTGCCGAAGACAGGGAAGCGCAGATGCGCGCTCAGTTTGTCTGCATTTTTGAGGATATAACCCAGAAGCTCAAAGAGAACATTGACCTTGCCGCCAGAATCAAGGACGGTTCGATCAATGTGGAAGACATGATCGATGTCAACAGACACAGGCAGTCTACCGTGGATGAAATCACGGAAAAGCTCCTTGAGATCAAGGTCAACTACTCCAAAATATGCCAGATTGCAAACGATATAAGAGAGATGTACTCCAGAGTCATCGACTCTCAGAGCGATATACGCAAGCTGCTCAAGCTTATGAAGATCACCGCCTCCAAGGACCCTCTTGAGATTACCGATGAGGAGATCACAAAAGCATGTGAGGAAACCGGCAAATCCGCCGGAGAGAAAGAGCTTGTCGTCAAAAAATTCTCCAAGGCGCGTGACACTCTTCTTAAGGAATACAAGAAACTCGGCTGCGACAAACAGGAGCTTGAACTCATATACGAAGGGCTTCTTCTCGGCGAGAGAGAGACAGAGAACGCGAAAAGCAAGCTTATAGAGGCTAACCTGCGTCTTGTTGTTTCTATCGCCAAAAAATACACAAACAGAGGCTTGCAGTTCCTTGACCTTATTCAGGAAGGGAACATAGGGCTTATGAAGGCTGTTGAGAAGTTCGAGTATAAACGAGGCTACAAGTTCTCCACATACGCCACGTGGTGGATTCGTCAGGCTATCACAAGGGCAATAGCGGATCAGGCGCGCACCATCCGTATCCCCGTGCATATGATAGAGACCATAAACAAGATGATGAAGATCACCCGCCAGCTCCAGCAGGATTACGGCAGGGAGCCCACCCCCGAGGAAATATCCAAGAAGATGGATATACCCGTGGAAAAGATCAAAAAGGTTATGAAGATAGCCAAGGAACCCGTCTCTCTGGAAACGCCCATAGGCGAGGATGAGGACAGCAGCCTTGGTGACTTTATCGAAGACAAGAGCGCCACAAACCCCGCAGACGAGGTCATGTACCTGAAGCTGCGTGAACATACCAAGCAGATACTCAATACACTGTCACAGCGCGAGGCAAACGTTCTCAAGCTGCGTTTCGGCATCGACTGCGAGTCCGACCACACCCTTGAGGAAGTGGGCAAGCAGTTCAGTGTAACCCGTGAGCGTATCAGGCAGATTGAGGCTAAAGCTTTAAGAAAACTGCGTCATCCTACCAGAAGCAGAATTCTTAAAACTTTTGTAGAATAG
- a CDS encoding ABC transporter ATP-binding protein, with translation MRDVSLSVQKGEILGIGGESGSGKTILAKTVLGLLSRPVRKLSGEIIFEGKPLETEKDFRSVRGKNVSMIFQNPTASLNPVMKIGTQITEAIRAADKSIGKAEARRKAEQLLREVEIDYPSERLESYPHQLSGGMNQRAMIAIALASNPELLIADEPTTALDVTIQKQIIDLLLKLNKEKHLSIIFITHDLSLMQAISHRCVILYAGEIMEKTDSENLRENRIRHPYTFSLKKCLPTLEEKNEQLYSIPGVIDKNTEEYDNSCVFHKRCFNRIDKCLTEKPKLTENRPFACHNPL, from the coding sequence TTGCGTGATGTTTCCCTCAGTGTTCAGAAAGGAGAAATCCTCGGAATCGGCGGCGAATCAGGCTCCGGCAAAACGATTCTCGCCAAAACTGTTCTGGGGCTTCTCAGCCGTCCGGTACGGAAGCTTTCCGGCGAAATCATTTTTGAGGGAAAGCCTCTCGAAACCGAGAAAGACTTCCGCTCAGTGCGGGGCAAAAATGTCTCAATGATTTTCCAGAACCCCACCGCCTCCCTCAACCCCGTCATGAAGATCGGCACACAGATAACAGAGGCGATCCGTGCTGCGGACAAAAGCATCGGCAAGGCGGAAGCACGCAGAAAAGCCGAACAGCTTCTCAGAGAGGTTGAGATAGATTATCCCTCGGAAAGGCTTGAAAGTTATCCGCACCAGCTTTCCGGCGGGATGAACCAGAGAGCGATGATAGCCATCGCCCTTGCCAGCAACCCCGAGCTGCTAATTGCCGACGAGCCCACAACAGCGCTTGATGTCACCATACAGAAGCAGATTATAGATCTTCTCCTCAAGCTCAACAAAGAGAAGCACCTGTCCATCATATTCATAACTCACGATCTCTCGCTGATGCAGGCAATCTCTCACAGATGCGTAATCCTTTACGCAGGCGAAATAATGGAAAAAACAGACTCGGAAAACCTGAGAGAAAACAGAATCCGCCATCCGTACACCTTCAGCCTGAAAAAATGCCTGCCCACTCTGGAGGAGAAGAATGAACAGCTCTACTCCATTCCGGGCGTGATTGATAAAAACACGGAAGAGTATGACAACTCATGCGTTTTTCATAAACGCTGTTTCAACAGGATTGATAAATGCCTCACTGAAAAGCCAAAGCTGACGGAAAACCGCCCCTTCGCCTGCCATAACCCGCTCTAA